The DNA sequence GCATGGAGCGTAGCGACGCGGTCACCGCCGTGAGCGAAAGCCTCAAACGGGACACCTACGAGCACTTTCCGCTGAAGCATGCGCATGAAGGCGGACCAGGCATCCGGGTCATACCCAACTTCGTGTGCATGGACCAGTACAGCCAGCGGCCCGACCCTGCGTTGCGCGCCCTTTACGCCCCGCAAGGCGAGTTGCTGTTGGCGCATGTGTCCAACTTCCGCGCGGTGAAGCGTGTGGACGATGTGGTGCGCATCTATGAGCGCCTGCGGAAGCGCCTGCCCGTGCGCATGCTGCTCATCGGCGATGGCCCGGAGCGGCAACGGATAGAAAACCAATGCCGGCACAGTGCGGAATGTGGCGGCATCTATTTCTTGGGGAAGATGACCCGGCCGGAGGAAGTGGTGGCGGCCTGCGATCTTTTTCTGCTGCCCAGCGAGAGCGAGAGCTTCGGCCTGGCGGCCTTGGAAGCCATGGCCAGCGGTGTGCCGGTGGTGAGCAGCGATACCGGCGGCTTGCCTGAAGTGAACATCCATGGCTTGAGTGGACTGCTGGCACCAGTAGGCGATGTGGACACCATGGCGGACCATGCCTGGAGCATCCTGCACAACGAGGAAAGCCGGCGACGATTCCGTGATGGTGCGCTGGAACAGGCCCGGCGTTTCGATCTGCACCTGGTGCTGCCGCGCTACGAGGAACTCTACCAAGAGGTGGTGGAGCACGCCAAGGCCCGATGGACTACCTGAGCGAAAGGGTAAGCGTGGAGCGCGGTGAGGGACGCCTTTCCGTGGTGATCGCCGCGCGGCTGCCAGCGGCGAAAAGGAACCTGCTCGTGGTCTGGTCCATCGCCTGGCTCCTATGCGGCATCTATCTCTTCATCGCACGCCGGGACCTGGCGCAGGACGATCCGCTGCGCCAGTACCTGCTCGTCTTTCTGGCCTTCTGGGCCTATTTCATGTTGAAGATCGGCCGGGCCACGCTCTGGCGCCTGCGTGGCTTCGAGATCCACCGGGTGAAGGACGGCAGGCTCACCATCAAGGACAGTCTTTTCGGCCTCGGCCGGGCGAACCACTACTTCGTGGACAACATCCGGAAACTCGGTCTTATCGACATCGATCGTTCATCTTGGAAATGGCAGTGGAATGAGAGTCCGTGGGTGATCGGGGGCGAGCGGCTCGGCTTCGAGCACCTGGGGAAGAAGGTCGTCTTCGGCAAAGGCTTGGATGACGATGAGGCGAAGCGCCTGGTCCTCGTACTGAAGGATGCGTTGAAGCACCAGCGCAAGACGGCGGTGTGAATGTTCGCGACGATCAAGGGCGCCGGCACCCGGGACCGTCCACGAAACAACCTCCAACTGCTCAACCTTCGAATTCCAACCGAAAGACATTCCCCCTCAACCGCCGCGTCACCACGCCGTCCATCGTCTCCTCCACCACCATGTCGCGTGCGGCGGGTGTGGCCAGCACCTCGTCCAGGCGGAGCACGGCACCGGCGGGCACACCTGCGGTGATCAAGGCATCCAGCAAGATGCTCCGGTCCCACTTCGCCATGGCTGGTGCCAGGGAAGCAGCGAGTTCGATCCGGTGTCGAACGCGCGACGCGTTGTTGGTGAAACGATCGTCGCGTATCAGCTCCGGCAGTAGGAGCGCTCCGCATAGCGCCTTGAACTGCGCATCACTTCCCACGGCCAGGATGACACGTCCGCCGTCGGCACAGGAGAAGGTCTCGCCGTAGGGCGCGATGTTCGGATGCAAGGTGCCGATGGGCGCGGCGATGTGTCCCGCCATCAGATGGTTGCTGGCCTGGTTGATCAGTCCCGCAAGCGCCGCCTCCTCCAATGAGACCTCCACATGGGCGCCCTGGCCGGTGCGAGCGCGATGCAGCAGCGCCACCAGCAGACCTTCCTTCAACTGGTGCGCGGCCAGCACATCCACCAGCGCGATGGGCAGCTTGGCGAGGTGGTCCGGATCGGTGCCCGTCATGCTGATGAAGCCCGTCTCCGCCTGCAGCACCACATCATAGGCCGGGCGGCCGGGCTGGTCGCGGAATCCCTTGATGTGGCCATGCACCAGCTTCGGGTTCAAGGACCTCAAGCGCACACGATCAAGACCGAGCTTGCCGGCATCCCCGGCCAGATGGTTCGTGATCAACACATCCGCTTCGCGCAGCAGCGCATCGAAACGGGCACGATCGGTGGCGTCCTGCAGATCCAGCGCTAGATGCTGCTTGCCATGGTTCACGCTGCTGAAATAGGCGCTCACCGGTGAAGCGGGGTCCTCCCCAGGCAGCTTCCATTGACGGGTGACATCACCGCCGCCGCGCTTGTTCTCCACCTTCACCACGCGCGCGCCCAGTTCGGCGAAGAACATGCCCACCGCAGGACCCGCCAGCACGGCCGCTGTTTCGATCACCAACAGATCGGCGAGTGGGCCTGTCCCCTTGGATGCCGCGTGCATGGCGGCGAAGGTAGACGAGGCTCAGCGCGCGATCATCAGCCGTGCGCCGTGCGCCACACCATCGCCCCAAAGCCGCACCAGGTATAGGCCGGATGTCAGCGATGTGGCATCGATCGGCAGCAGGAAAGGTCCCTGCCCGGGTGTGTTCCCTTCCAGGACCAGGGCACCGGAAGCATCGATCATGGACCATCGATCGGGTGCGGGACCGTCGTGGTGCCAGCGCAGCAGGATGGCATCGCTGGCGGGATTGGGGTGCAAGGTGATCGAGCCGGTGCACCCTGTGGGCTCCGGGATGCCGACCGAACCCGAGGCGAAGCGTGCGAGCATCACGTCCACGTTGCCTCCGATGGCGGTCTGGTGGCCGCCAGGGGTGCTCACCCATGAAGTGCTTGCCGTGAAGCCACCCAGGTAGACGGAACCGGCGCGCTCCGAGAGGCCGCGTCCGGCATCGCCCAGATAGCCGCCGTAAAAGGTGCCCCAATGTCTTTCGCCCGCGCTGCCGAAACGCGCCAGGAACGCGTCGGAAAAACCGCCCATGAAGTGTTGCTGGTGCACGCCCATGCCGCCCATGACGAACACGCTGCTGGTGGAGCCGGTGGCGTACACGCCATCGCGCTCATGCGCCAGTGCGTAAACGAGGTCGGTGTCATAGCCGCCGTAGTAGGTGCCCCATATGCGCTGCCCATCAGCGGTGAAGCGCGCGATGAATCCGTCCCAACCGCCGCCGCCATGAAAAGCCTGGTGCGTGCCTGGGGTGGCGATGTACTGACCGCTTTCCGTGGCACCGCCCAGGTGGACCACCCCATTGCGCAAGGTCACCGCATAGCCGCGGTCGGCCAGGCCGCCACCATAGTAGGAGCACCAGAGCAGCGTGCCTGAAGTGTCATGGCAGGCGAGGTAGGCGTCCAGCGTTCCGCCAAAGAAGCCTTGGTGTACCCCCGGCGTGGTCATGCCGGTGGAGCTGCCGGTCCAGCCGGTGGTGACGATGCGGTGCCCTTCCACCGCGATGGCCTGCCCCTTGTCCACGCTTGCGGCGCCATGATAGGTGGCGTGGAGCAGGCCGCCGTCCTGCCGGAAGGTGGCGATGAAGGCATCCTCGAACTGGCCTTTTGTGGGCTGATGGGCCCCAGACGTGGCGATGCCGGAGGGGCTTTCGGTCCAGCCTGTCACATGCACACGCCCTTCGGCCGCCGCCACGCCATGGATGACGTCGTATTCCGCCCCGCCG is a window from the Flavobacteriales bacterium genome containing:
- the bshA gene encoding N-acetyl-alpha-D-glucosaminyl L-malate synthase BshA, translating into MRIGIVCYPTFGGSGVVATELGMALANKGHVVHFITYDRPVRLRDHPNVHYHEVRVSDYPLFDYQPYELVLTSKLVDVAKYEGLDLMHVHYAIPHASAAWMARKILEAQGIHVPFITTLHGTDITLVGRDPSFEPVITFSMERSDAVTAVSESLKRDTYEHFPLKHAHEGGPGIRVIPNFVCMDQYSQRPDPALRALYAPQGELLLAHVSNFRAVKRVDDVVRIYERLRKRLPVRMLLIGDGPERQRIENQCRHSAECGGIYFLGKMTRPEEVVAACDLFLLPSESESFGLAALEAMASGVPVVSSDTGGLPEVNIHGLSGLLAPVGDVDTMADHAWSILHNEESRRRFRDGALEQARRFDLHLVLPRYEELYQEVVEHAKARWTT
- a CDS encoding CoA transferase, whose translation is MHAASKGTGPLADLLVIETAAVLAGPAVGMFFAELGARVVKVENKRGGGDVTRQWKLPGEDPASPVSAYFSSVNHGKQHLALDLQDATDRARFDALLREADVLITNHLAGDAGKLGLDRVRLRSLNPKLVHGHIKGFRDQPGRPAYDVVLQAETGFISMTGTDPDHLAKLPIALVDVLAAHQLKEGLLVALLHRARTGQGAHVEVSLEEAALAGLINQASNHLMAGHIAAPIGTLHPNIAPYGETFSCADGGRVILAVGSDAQFKALCGALLLPELIRDDRFTNNASRVRHRIELAASLAPAMAKWDRSILLDALITAGVPAGAVLRLDEVLATPAARDMVVEETMDGVVTRRLRGNVFRLEFEG
- a CDS encoding T9SS type A sorting domain-containing protein; its protein translation is MRSPAILLVLLPLLVHAASDATPIGFLENKGQVIDQHGTPVPYVHYILHRPGLNLQLLDHGFSYEVDTVDRQDLPPFDADAPQDLQMLRGEAVFLLHRIDVRWNGTGPSRITADGRSAEKFAFHRPHATVHEVRHFSSVIYHDISPGIDLHFHLDDDGMPKYDVVVRPGGDLASLRLRHAGMTSISLEDGALHLGTRHSTFVERIPMSWLIGGPQVDCRFVWHDDGSVGFEAPPVPPGATLVIDPWLSWGTYMGGDEWDACLGIASDDDALYIAGEARSLMGIATTGAHQVDLNGTMDAFVARFTLDGVRQWCSYLGGAGDESAQGIAVDGGRIYIGGYGSTEAGLGTPGSHQTDPAGNGDAFLAAFTTDGTLEWCTWYGGAEYDVIHGVAAAEGRVHVTGWTESPSGIATSGAHQPTKGQFEDAFIATFRQDGGLLHATYHGAASVDKGQAIAVEGHRIVTTGWTGSSTGMTTPGVHQGFFGGTLDAYLACHDTSGTLLWCSYYGGGLADRGYAVTLRNGVVHLGGATESGQYIATPGTHQAFHGGGGWDGFIARFTADGQRIWGTYYGGYDTDLVYALAHERDGVYATGSTSSVFVMGGMGVHQQHFMGGFSDAFLARFGSAGERHWGTFYGGYLGDAGRGLSERAGSVYLGGFTASTSWVSTPGGHQTAIGGNVDVMLARFASGSVGIPEPTGCTGSITLHPNPASDAILLRWHHDGPAPDRWSMIDASGALVLEGNTPGQGPFLLPIDATSLTSGLYLVRLWGDGVAHGARLMIAR